The proteins below come from a single Vicugna pacos chromosome 13, VicPac4, whole genome shotgun sequence genomic window:
- the SAMD13 gene encoding sterile alpha motif domain-containing protein 13 isoform X1: MVNYYEVLGVPQNASSSDIKKAYYQLALQVHPDKNPENQEAAEEKFRQVAEAYAVLSDAETRNNYDKSRRGNGGDGRDKDGWTEALRFERPHCGFQNVSEDADPFSGDWLSPGHAGRARRSRFSFFDVTPILDTGFSTFVSLGSRPNSPSSGTFVPFVSSGMRNFRLVTTCSQIVNSKRVVIKKVLENVRGETNMEKAPLFHQFPPHHW, encoded by the coding sequence ATGGTGAATTACTACGAAGTACTGGGGGTGCCTCAGAACGCTTCTTCCTCTGACATTAAGAAGGCCTACTACCAGTTAGCTCTGCAGGTGCACCCAGACAAGAACCCAGAGAACCAGGAGGCAGCTGAGGAGAAGTTCAGACAAGTAGCCGAGGCCTACGCGGTCCTGTCTGATGCCGAGACACGGAACAACTACGACAAGTCCAGACGGGGAAACGGAGGAGACGGCAGGGACAAGGACGGCTGGACGGAGGCACTGCGGTTTGAGAGGCCACACTGCGGCTTCCAAAACGTCTCTGAAGATGCGGACCCCTTCTCTGGAGACTGGCTCTCCCCTGGCCATGCGGGCAGGGCCAGGAGATCCCGCTTCTCCTTCTTTGATGTGACCCCCATTCTGGACACAGGATTTTCCACTTTTGTGTCCCTGGGCTCCAGGCCTAATTCCCCTTCCTCTGGGACATTTGTACCCTTCGTAAGCAGTGGAATGAGAAACTTCAGACTGGTCACCACTTGCAGCCAGATAGTGAATAGCAAGCGAGTTGTTATAAAGAAAGTTCTAGAAAATGTGAGGGGGGAGACTAACATGGAAAAAGCACCCCTATTTCATCAGTTTCCCCCACACCACTGGTAG